The window ACCTCTCATAACTCTCCAAGGCCCTCGATAGAACACCGGCTTCATCAATGGAACGTCATGCCCAGGGTGCTCATCCCAGAATCTCTCCTGAACAATGCAGCCATAGATTACAATGAAACACTTCTGAAAAAGGTGCAAACTTTTTCTGCGAAGACGTAAATAGGCGAAAGGAAAATTGCAAGGGCACCAGCTAAATGAACAAAGATCATATCTGTCTTCTCAAGCACCCGAGCTCACTATTCCATAATTTTCTTTGGTAAACTGTAAATATAGGCCCTGTTTTTCTATAGTAATTTAACCAGTGTGCCAAAATAGGCTAATTGTTGGTTCTAACTTCTAAGACAAACATACCATCAACGTACTATTTATATGAACATCTTGTAATCAAAAGCGCAGCATGAGTTTATAGCAGCGTTTCGACTAGCACATTATGCAAGACTTGATGTAAAGCAATCAGAAAAAACTTATACAATTTGCAGACAATAGAACTTCAAGCTGAATGTGTGCAATGCTGTCCAACAAGATTCAGGATATAGGCTAGGCAAGAATAGATTTACAAGACAAAAAAGCCACTAGAAATTCCTACCAAGTTAACAACATTAACTTAAATATATACCCTCAACCTTTTTTCCACATATCGAGTTTTTCAAGCAAGTAGTGATTTTTGGTAAAGTTAATTCTGTCCAATCACAATTTAAACACAAATACCAAACACTCATCAATGCTATCTTAACCATTCAGAACTAAGTAATTTAACAAGAGTTTTAACTCACTAATCGAGCTTATGCATAAAAAACAAGTCTTGCAGTAAAAATTCAAAGATACTACCTTGTAGAGCTGCTCTTTGATGGCAGCCCCAATAACCCCAGTGTAAAAAGCACAGACATAGATGGTGATGAGAGGGGTGAACGACTTGGGACGCTTGTAAGGCTCGATCATATCCCACAGAAGCGTTCTCTCCCACTTTGTGTACACATAATCAGCGTATTTCCTCCACAGGTAGCTCGCCATTTCCCGATTCTACCTACCCTGAATCAGATTGAATCCATGTCAATTCCCAACAGCCGAAATAGTGATCGAAAAAATCAAACAGGCATTAAAACAAACAGTTGGGGTGCGTGGTGAGAAGCCACCAATCGAAAGCGATTTCTAAAACTAATTGTGGAGTGCAAACAAGAAGTAAAGACGATCAAATCGGAGCGGAATTTCAGCAAAAGGGCTATCCGATCAGTTTAGAAAGATGATTGGGTTACAGATTTGTAAGCATGGGAGAAGCTCACCGCCGGATAACTGAATACCTTACCCGTTTCTCCGACGCGATCTCGTCTCAAGACGGCAAATCGCTCAGCCGCCTTCTTTCCGTCTCCTCCGACTCCCCCGCCCTCCTCTCCCTCGCCGACGCCCTCAATACTTTCCAGGTCGCCCTCTTACttgttcaattttgtatttccCAACTTAAAAGATCGTATTTTCAACTCACCCAAGTTGGTGATTCGCTTATTTGTAGAGTAGTTTCAGTGGTTTTAGTACCAATTTGCAAATTGTTGTTGAAAAGGATTAGAAATTGGAAGTGTAAATTTGTCCCTGTTCATATGCAAATTAGGTTGAATTTAATGTCTTTGCTACTCAATTGTTTGAACCCCTCCATGATTCAATGTTTTAGGGTTCTAGTTCCATGATTCAATGTTATTTTTCCAGTCATCCATTGATGAAAATATAgattcttcacttttatcgATCGGTCTTTGATTTGGTTGAATATATTTTCAGGATGCTAACAGGGTTATTAGGCAATCTGAGAGATTTTCTCAGTATGGGGACATTCTACTTCATGTATTCCGGGCCTTGCAGAGTTATCGGTTGAAGAATTTGGTCGAATCGTATATGGCCTATGAAAAAGCATCCAAGTAAGTTACTTTCAGATGAAGTTGCTCCATGTTTAAGATTTTTATGCCCTGTAGTTATTCCTAATGATGGAGAATTGTAGTGCTATTGTTCAGGAATTTCGGAATTGGGAAACAGCGTGGGCATTGGAGGCATTATATGTGATTGCATATGAAATTCGGATTCTTGCTGAGAGGGTGAGAAATTCACGAATTCCGCTCTTTTTGTACAGTTATATTTGTGTATATTATCAAGAGTACAAAGAGGTAAACCGATGTATGCATTGCTGTTTCGTTTACAGGCTGATATGGAGTTGGCTTCAAAAGGGAAAACACCTGAAAAACTGAAAGGTGCTGGTTCTTTCCTTATGAAGGTGTTCGGGGTTCTTGCTGGAAAAGGACCAAAACGTGTCGGGGCTTTGTATGTGACATGCCagcttttcaaaatatatttcaagcTGGGGACTGTCCATCTCTGTCGCAGCGTGATAAGGAGTATTGAGactgctaggatatttgactTTGAGGAATTTCCTGTGAGGGATAAGGTCACATACATGTATTACACTGGTCGTTTGGAGGTGTACAATGAAAACTTTCTAGCTGCT is drawn from Salvia hispanica cultivar TCC Black 2014 chromosome 6, UniMelb_Shisp_WGS_1.0, whole genome shotgun sequence and contains these coding sequences:
- the LOC125193407 gene encoding enhanced ethylene response protein 5 gives rise to the protein MSIPNSRNSDRKNQTGIKTNSWGAFVSMGEAHRRITEYLTRFSDAISSQDGKSLSRLLSVSSDSPALLSLADALNTFQDANRVIRQSERFSQYGDILLHVFRALQSYRLKNLVESYMAYEKASNAIVQEFRNWETAWALEALYVIAYEIRILAERADMELASKGKTPEKLKGAGSFLMKVFGVLAGKGPKRVGALYVTCQLFKIYFKLGTVHLCRSVIRSIETARIFDFEEFPVRDKVTYMYYTGRLEVYNENFLAADHKLSYALTHCSTKKEANIRMILKYLVPVKLSIGILPKASLLEKFNLNEYKDVVLALKRGDLRLLRHALEEHEDRFLRSGVYLVLEKLELQVYQRLVKKIYIIQKERDLNRAHQIKLDVIVKALRWLDIDMDVDEVECIMAILIYKNLMKGYFAHKSKVVVLSKQDPFPKLNGKPVNA
- the LOC125194024 gene encoding uncharacterized protein At4g29660 gives rise to the protein MASYLWRKYADYVYTKWERTLLWDMIEPYKRPKSFTPLITIYVCAFYTGVIGAAIKEQLYKERFWDEHPGHDVPLMKPVFYRGPWRVMRGDVPAFIKK